A window of Gemmatimonadaceae bacterium genomic DNA:
AATCCAGTAATGTCCGTCGCGCACGTGGCACCAACGGCGAGCGCGGCACGACTGGCGTCGCGATTGAGCTGCACCATCGACGCGATGAGAATCTCGTGCTGCGTGCCGGAGAGACGATCGTTCTTCGCGGCCGTCGCGAGGATGCCCGTACCGAGCGGCTTCGTGAGTAGAAGCTTATCGCCTACCCTGGCGGCGGCGTTGGTGAGCAATCGCTTCGGGTCGGCACGACCGGTAACGGACAATCCGTACTTGAGCTCTTCGTCGATGATGGTGTGTCCACCAACGATGAGTGCGCCGGCCTCGTGCACCTTGTCGTGTCCGCCGCGCAGAATCTCGGTCAGGACAGTCAGCGGGAGCTTTCCCGACGGAAAGCCGACGATGTTCATCGCCGTCAGCGGCTCGCCACCCATGGCGTACACGTCAGATAATGCGTTGGCCGCCGCGACCTGGCCGAAGGTGTACGGATCGTCCACGATCGGCGCGAAGAAATCTACCGTTTGCACGAGCGCGAGATCATCCGACAGCACGAAGATCCCCGCATCGTCGAAGGTCTCGCGACCGACGACGAGGCGCGGATCGGGCCGATGTGGGAGCGCGGAGAGCGCCCGCGACAGGTCACCCGGACCCAACTTGGCGGCTCAACCAGCGCAGCGCGCGAAAGCCGTTAGGCGAAACAGCTCCTCGCGCGTCGGATTCGAACTCACGTTTGGCGTTGATGCGGATTGCTTGACGTCAGGCGGCAACATCGCCGCCGGCACGTTGCTACTCGTTAGGAACTACGCGGCAGCGCCGCAATTGCATCGATCTCGACGAGCACGGCGCGCGGGAGCCCGGCGACCTGCACCGTCGAGCGCGCCGGTCGAGCGGTGCCGAGCGCGCGCGCGTAGACTTCGTTGACGCGCGGGAAATCGTTCATGTCGTGAAGGTAGACGGTGGTTTTGACGACATCGCTCCACGATGCGCCGGCCGCGTCGAGAATGGCCTTCAGGTTGGTCAGCACGCGCTCGGCCTGGGCAACGACATCGCCGGCGACGATCTGTCCCGTTGACGGATCGAGCGCGATCTGGCCCGCCGTAAAGAGAAACCCATTGGCAGTGATGGCCTGCGAATACGGCCCGATGGCCGCTGGTGCGTCGTTCGTCTTGACTGGCGTTACGCTCAC
This region includes:
- a CDS encoding RidA family protein, which translates into the protein MSVTPVKTNDAPAAIGPYSQAITANGFLFTAGQIALDPSTGQIVAGDVVAQAERVLTNLKAILDAAGASWSDVVKTTVYLHDMNDFPRVNEVYARALGTARPARSTVQVAGLPRAVLVEIDAIAALPRSS
- the selD gene encoding selenide, water dikinase SelD — protein: MGPGDLSRALSALPHRPDPRLVVGRETFDDAGIFVLSDDLALVQTVDFFAPIVDDPYTFGQVAAANALSDVYAMGGEPLTAMNIVGFPSGKLPLTVLTEILRGGHDKVHEAGALIVGGHTIIDEELKYGLSVTGRADPKRLLTNAAARVGDKLLLTKPLGTGILATAAKNDRLSGTQHEILIASMVQLNRDASRAALAVGATCATDITGFGLLGHGNHVAKASKATLRIDVARVPLLPGARDAWLAGVRTGGAERNEEYLRDLVEWGSATDVDRALLIDPQTSGGLLVAVSPHRVAEYLSLVPTAVEIGDVVARSGCGIVLV